One genomic window of Kaistia geumhonensis includes the following:
- a CDS encoding nitroreductase family protein — protein MSYISRLGSAFSKSSMFASEFFLDLYMYAHYCGISPFQDRRNKTYYKLIIETHAIEKGLSLANPRMLFGRKKITEIMKAARRYGIGSNDLPILMATGALQDYLALHRSAGLSDPLLDSIDAFLKDRATASAVLGSGGLRHYPDGMPSPSPEKAALLTSRFSCRMFSPEPLDAETVKEIVRIAQTAPSQCNRQATKIHFYSNRERIGQLLALQAGSAGFAETVTGLVVVAFDLAAWGGAQQRNQGYVDASLFAMNLMLAAHAMGAASCPLNLAVPHSTERQIKIVGEIPKDQRLVMMIALGRPADGPLKSAASPRRTIDEILTIRDQAVAAA, from the coding sequence ATGTCGTATATTTCCCGTCTCGGAAGCGCCTTTTCGAAGTCGTCAATGTTTGCTTCCGAGTTCTTCCTCGACCTGTACATGTATGCCCACTACTGCGGAATTTCTCCGTTTCAGGATCGCCGCAACAAGACATACTACAAGTTGATCATCGAGACACATGCAATCGAGAAAGGGCTTTCGCTCGCTAATCCTCGGATGCTGTTCGGCCGGAAGAAGATCACGGAGATCATGAAGGCGGCTCGCCGCTATGGCATCGGTTCGAACGATCTGCCGATCCTGATGGCGACCGGGGCGCTGCAGGACTATCTGGCGCTGCATCGCAGCGCAGGCCTGTCAGATCCGCTTCTCGACAGCATCGACGCATTCCTGAAGGACCGGGCCACCGCGTCCGCTGTCCTGGGCTCTGGCGGCCTGAGGCACTATCCGGACGGCATGCCGTCGCCCTCGCCCGAAAAGGCCGCCTTGCTGACGTCGCGGTTCAGCTGCCGCATGTTCTCTCCGGAGCCTCTGGATGCTGAAACGGTCAAGGAGATCGTGCGGATCGCCCAGACCGCCCCATCGCAGTGCAACCGCCAGGCGACGAAGATCCACTTCTACAGCAATCGGGAACGGATCGGGCAGCTGCTCGCTCTTCAGGCGGGATCAGCCGGCTTTGCCGAGACGGTCACGGGATTGGTCGTGGTGGCTTTCGATCTCGCGGCCTGGGGCGGAGCCCAGCAGCGCAATCAGGGCTATGTGGATGCCTCGCTTTTCGCGATGAACCTGATGCTCGCTGCGCATGCCATGGGCGCCGCGAGCTGCCCGCTCAATCTCGCCGTTCCCCATTCGACCGAACGTCAGATCAAGATCGTCGGGGAGATTCCGAAGGACCAGCGGCTGGTCATGATGATCGCGCTGGGACGGCCGGCAGACGGGCCGTTGAAGTCGGCGGCTTCGCCGCGCCGCACCATTGACGAGATTCTGACGATCAGGGATCAGGCCGTCGCGGCGGCTTGA
- a CDS encoding putative colanic acid biosynthesis acetyltransferase, whose protein sequence is MGEYSALGDNVDCYSMDRISIGSKVAVSQRAFLCTGSHDTRSLRRPLTTAPIRLGDHVWVAAEAMVMPGVEIGEGTVVGARSVVTTTLPAWMICAGQPCRVLKPREITMEA, encoded by the coding sequence ATGGGCGAGTACTCCGCGCTCGGCGACAATGTCGACTGCTACTCGATGGACCGCATCTCCATCGGTTCGAAGGTGGCGGTCAGCCAGCGCGCATTCCTGTGCACTGGAAGCCACGACACACGATCGTTGCGCCGACCGCTGACGACGGCCCCTATCCGGCTGGGGGATCACGTCTGGGTGGCCGCGGAGGCCATGGTCATGCCCGGCGTCGAGATCGGTGAAGGCACGGTTGTCGGCGCCCGTTCCGTCGTGACGACGACATTGCCGGCCTGGATGATCTGCGCCGGCCAGCCTTGCCGAGTACTGAAGCCAAGAGAAATTACGATGGAAGCCTGA
- a CDS encoding lipopolysaccharide biosynthesis protein produces the protein MNLKAILSHPTARRLINGFGAGLLGKVWILIVQIVLVPALTYSWGGAGYGVWLMVTAIPTFIALSDFGLGQAVAVRMTQAVARGQHNEALKAFQSAWLFLTAMTATICVAVATGAIIWQLGHPDTATASSPFTPREISIAIALSACYAFLSLQLSIQRGIFQATHKFAVSALIVDTLFLVNGLTVASIALLGGGIIGAALGQLSCQVLGLVVATSLARKFEPWARQGIKHADMATLKSLLKPSLGALSLTLSNSLGLQGVVLTIGWFLGPAAAAAFSTSRMLTRIPLQFSGLLTRASIPELIHVKMSGNTRLWRRLLRLNIALSLAIMAPVAIGLTVFGPQILQQMSHGKLSSSHLTFALLGLAASFCSAWMALGSQLLSENRQSSFGHIALTVYLASAATPFFFRGDITPTLCALVVADLVILLRVFQQIRQSMPEAKPSDVTSEAKAEA, from the coding sequence GTGAACCTCAAGGCGATCCTCAGCCATCCGACCGCACGCAGGCTCATCAACGGGTTCGGAGCCGGCCTGCTGGGCAAGGTGTGGATCCTGATTGTCCAGATCGTCCTGGTGCCGGCGCTCACCTACTCCTGGGGTGGAGCGGGCTATGGCGTCTGGCTGATGGTGACAGCCATACCGACTTTCATCGCACTGTCCGACTTCGGTCTGGGGCAGGCCGTGGCAGTTAGGATGACGCAGGCTGTCGCGCGGGGCCAGCACAATGAGGCGCTCAAGGCGTTCCAGTCGGCCTGGCTCTTTCTCACGGCAATGACGGCGACCATCTGCGTCGCGGTGGCGACCGGAGCCATCATCTGGCAGCTTGGTCACCCGGATACCGCGACCGCATCGTCGCCCTTCACACCGCGCGAGATCTCGATCGCGATCGCGCTTTCGGCCTGCTACGCCTTTCTCAGCCTGCAACTGAGCATCCAGCGAGGTATCTTTCAGGCAACCCACAAGTTCGCGGTCAGCGCGCTGATCGTGGACACATTGTTCCTCGTCAACGGCCTGACGGTCGCCTCGATCGCCCTTCTGGGCGGCGGGATCATCGGCGCTGCCCTCGGACAGTTGAGCTGCCAGGTGCTTGGCCTTGTCGTGGCAACGTCCCTTGCCCGCAAATTCGAGCCCTGGGCTCGGCAGGGCATCAAGCACGCCGACATGGCGACGCTCAAGTCGTTGCTGAAGCCCTCGCTCGGTGCGCTCTCACTGACCCTGTCCAACTCGCTGGGGCTTCAGGGCGTCGTCCTGACAATCGGCTGGTTTCTCGGGCCCGCAGCCGCGGCCGCCTTCAGCACTTCGCGCATGCTGACGCGTATCCCGCTCCAGTTCTCCGGTCTCTTGACCCGGGCCAGCATCCCCGAACTGATCCACGTCAAGATGTCCGGCAACACGCGCCTCTGGCGGAGACTGCTCCGACTGAACATCGCGCTCAGCCTTGCCATCATGGCGCCGGTGGCGATCGGCCTGACCGTGTTCGGCCCGCAGATTCTCCAGCAGATGTCACACGGCAAGCTGAGCTCGTCCCATCTGACATTTGCCCTGCTCGGACTGGCCGCATCGTTCTGCTCGGCATGGATGGCGCTCGGCAGCCAACTGTTGTCCGAGAATCGCCAGTCGTCTTTCGGGCACATCGCGCTGACGGTTTACCTGGCGAGTGCCGCCACGCCCTTCTTCTTCCGCGGCGACATCACGCCGACGCTCTGCGCGCTGGTGGTGGCAGATCTCGTCATTCTTCTCCGCGTCTTTCAGCAGATCAGGCAGTCGATGCCGGAGGCGAAGCCGAGCGACGTGACCTCGGAAGCGAAGGCGGAGGCCTAG
- a CDS encoding O-antigen ligase family protein: MLIASKGQPPRPSIDKGLFISIILLMTVATFKGADGIRSGYDDAIVAMVTHPIAGMLRNYGQYILFPLLGVTFAYEFFIKNTLRFKFDFLSFLIIMLPVYVFARVVVQYPDTASKYGLGAVIIMAICAYFASCRSRLSGHEMIFSVVMALAAFSVGLVALNVLSYATGYGFLNRNPRFYGSSTHPNFLGVQMAVCLMSLFALWSIGGRWPRIVAAVCMLACLFLIVLTGSRTAIIVVLFGAYGAFWQNFSPRLKAVAALFAIVAVVGALSSESILSLDAYNRGSDGNTRSEAWSYLYDRVSEKPLLGFGIMEGYSENSILRGWATFGIMFPILLMTVTLLAAYQYAGTSRLPIASRPYAGIPKGILWGLLAGSVFEGYLADAFSFSWIVFVVAMILSSDVPRTMTESARRTLIGALGRPAAGRPPVGRMPPMGVRRPGVRQFTR, from the coding sequence ATGCTGATCGCGTCCAAAGGACAGCCGCCGCGGCCCTCGATCGACAAGGGCCTTTTCATCAGCATCATCCTGCTCATGACCGTGGCGACCTTCAAGGGCGCCGACGGCATTCGAAGCGGCTACGATGACGCCATCGTCGCAATGGTCACCCACCCAATCGCCGGCATGCTCAGGAACTATGGACAATACATCCTGTTTCCTCTGCTGGGGGTAACCTTTGCGTACGAATTCTTCATCAAGAACACCCTGAGATTCAAGTTCGATTTCCTATCTTTCCTTATAATAATGCTTCCAGTCTACGTCTTCGCTAGAGTCGTGGTCCAATACCCGGATACGGCCTCGAAATATGGATTGGGCGCAGTGATCATCATGGCGATCTGCGCCTATTTCGCCTCATGCCGGAGCCGCCTTTCAGGTCATGAAATGATCTTCAGCGTCGTCATGGCGCTGGCCGCCTTCTCTGTGGGCCTCGTCGCCTTGAATGTCCTCAGCTACGCCACCGGCTACGGGTTCCTTAATCGCAATCCGCGCTTTTATGGATCCTCGACCCATCCGAACTTCCTCGGGGTCCAGATGGCGGTCTGCCTGATGTCGCTCTTCGCCCTCTGGTCGATCGGCGGTCGGTGGCCGAGAATTGTTGCTGCCGTCTGCATGCTCGCCTGCCTTTTCCTGATTGTGCTGACCGGTTCGCGCACGGCGATCATCGTCGTCCTCTTCGGTGCTTACGGCGCGTTCTGGCAGAATTTCAGCCCGCGACTGAAGGCGGTAGCGGCGTTGTTTGCCATTGTCGCCGTCGTCGGCGCGCTGTCGTCGGAATCGATCCTCTCGCTCGACGCCTACAACAGGGGCAGCGATGGCAATACGCGCAGCGAAGCCTGGAGCTACCTCTATGACCGCGTTTCCGAGAAGCCATTGCTCGGCTTCGGGATCATGGAAGGTTACTCGGAGAACAGCATCCTGAGAGGATGGGCCACTTTCGGCATCATGTTCCCGATCCTGCTCATGACTGTTACGCTGCTGGCAGCCTACCAATACGCAGGAACCTCACGGCTGCCGATCGCGTCGCGACCTTATGCCGGCATCCCGAAAGGGATTCTCTGGGGACTCCTCGCGGGCAGCGTCTTCGAGGGATATCTGGCCGACGCCTTCTCGTTCAGCTGGATCGTGTTCGTCGTTGCCATGATCCTTTCGTCCGATGTGCCTCGCACAATGACCGAGAGCGCGAGGCGGACGCTGATCGGAGCGCTCGGTCGCCCAGCAGCGGGTCGTCCGCCTGTGGGGCGCATGCCGCCGATGGGCGTAAGGCGGCCTGGAGTCCGTCAGTTCACCAGATGA
- a CDS encoding glycosyl hydrolase family 28-related protein — protein MTHRVIGNGERRMAGFSLNAVHAAILVMLGTGLASAEPTIFHVSDPVGPGDSVFVAGAGLASTTNVAIWPIPGKDASPASGESREARVIRSDARSLVFAVPQDLPSGTYGFSIRAQDGVAKGVLNAPTVYWSQSDRGRVASQGGWIRVVGRNIARSADARLELSREGAAVVRLAPSRFDVWDASFAVPSDIAPGTYALNLSNGDAGGTIWRNAGAVTIAASGKPLAETTISIADFGAVGDGKTDASDAVDAALAAAAAKGNTVAFPQGTFLLSRTIQVPDGVALAGEGMDRTILLLADLDMPPDPLINAGARFALRDLSIVARRHLGLVRAGAVGDAAGPEHGVTIERVRIRASAFMKRPSPEELQKRLDLMMTEGRGAPALLLTGHNIRVSDCDIVTSMRSIFLVDATDAVVSGNHVGNGRRGWYSISRSNRVLMEDNEIFGADLQASGGGLNTLAGDEPRSQNILVRNNTFRLMFGGDREPLTTDGPGGFYYGPAISTTPRSVRIGAGGVTSSSGDWSEAAFYVVAGEGAGQYARVAAFRGGAVDIDRDLAVPLDSTSVISIVPAQENYVIVGNTFEDTGALQTYGGSMDTIFAGNRMRRSIGIIINGGEYRNPQPSWYAQVLDNVIESANGFTPTVLKVGAWSRTKSPLDRVLTFGTIVRGNRLGPMVKLEVSATRSDFPLVDGTIVERNELADGKGAVAVTATGGNVTLRDNAPEGGLSGLSD, from the coding sequence ATGACGCACCGGGTCATCGGCAATGGAGAACGGCGCATGGCGGGATTCTCTCTGAATGCGGTGCACGCCGCCATCCTCGTCATGCTCGGTACCGGGCTCGCATCTGCGGAGCCCACCATCTTTCATGTCAGCGACCCTGTCGGTCCCGGCGACTCGGTCTTCGTTGCTGGCGCGGGACTGGCCTCGACGACGAACGTCGCCATCTGGCCGATTCCAGGGAAAGACGCGAGCCCGGCATCCGGCGAGAGCCGCGAAGCGCGGGTCATTCGTTCCGATGCGCGATCCCTCGTGTTCGCCGTTCCGCAAGACCTTCCGAGCGGGACGTACGGGTTTTCGATCCGTGCGCAGGACGGCGTCGCGAAGGGTGTACTGAACGCTCCGACTGTCTATTGGAGCCAGTCCGACCGTGGCCGGGTTGCTTCGCAGGGCGGCTGGATTCGTGTCGTGGGGCGAAATATTGCGCGGAGTGCCGACGCCCGGCTTGAGCTTTCTCGTGAGGGCGCCGCGGTCGTGCGGCTCGCGCCTTCACGATTCGATGTCTGGGACGCCTCGTTCGCGGTGCCGTCCGATATTGCGCCTGGGACCTATGCGCTCAACCTCAGCAATGGCGATGCGGGCGGTACGATCTGGCGGAACGCCGGCGCAGTAACCATCGCCGCGTCCGGGAAACCCCTCGCCGAAACAACAATCAGCATCGCGGATTTCGGCGCTGTTGGAGATGGCAAGACCGATGCGAGCGATGCAGTCGACGCTGCGCTCGCAGCTGCTGCCGCGAAGGGCAACACAGTGGCGTTTCCTCAGGGGACGTTTCTCCTTTCAAGAACCATCCAGGTTCCCGACGGCGTTGCCCTCGCGGGCGAGGGCATGGACAGGACCATTCTTCTGCTCGCCGATCTCGACATGCCCCCCGATCCGCTGATCAACGCCGGCGCTCGCTTTGCATTGCGTGACCTGTCGATTGTTGCGCGGCGCCATCTCGGACTGGTTCGTGCCGGCGCCGTCGGCGACGCGGCGGGTCCCGAACATGGTGTCACCATAGAACGCGTAAGGATCCGGGCATCCGCGTTCATGAAGCGGCCGAGTCCAGAGGAGCTTCAGAAGAGGCTCGACCTGATGATGACGGAGGGGAGGGGCGCTCCAGCCCTTCTTCTCACAGGGCACAACATCCGGGTGAGCGATTGCGACATCGTCACCTCGATGAGGTCGATATTCCTCGTTGACGCAACAGATGCGGTGGTGTCCGGAAACCACGTCGGCAACGGGCGGCGCGGCTGGTATTCTATCAGCCGCAGCAACAGGGTGTTGATGGAAGACAATGAGATCTTCGGGGCCGACCTCCAGGCTTCCGGCGGTGGATTGAACACGCTGGCCGGCGACGAGCCCCGCTCCCAGAACATCCTCGTCAGGAACAACACGTTCAGGCTGATGTTCGGCGGCGACAGGGAGCCTCTGACGACCGATGGTCCCGGCGGTTTCTATTACGGGCCAGCCATATCGACGACGCCCAGGTCCGTTCGCATCGGCGCAGGTGGCGTGACGTCGAGCTCGGGGGACTGGAGCGAGGCGGCCTTCTATGTGGTCGCGGGCGAGGGGGCGGGACAATATGCGCGCGTCGCTGCCTTTCGCGGTGGTGCCGTGGATATCGATCGCGATCTGGCGGTGCCGCTCGACTCGACATCCGTGATCTCGATCGTTCCTGCCCAAGAAAACTATGTGATTGTCGGTAATACCTTCGAGGATACCGGTGCGCTGCAGACTTATGGCGGATCGATGGATACCATCTTCGCGGGCAACCGCATGAGGCGCTCGATCGGGATCATCATCAATGGCGGGGAGTACCGCAATCCGCAGCCGAGCTGGTACGCGCAGGTCCTGGACAATGTCATCGAGAGCGCCAACGGCTTCACGCCAACGGTGCTGAAAGTGGGCGCCTGGTCGCGAACGAAGAGTCCGCTGGACCGCGTGCTCACATTCGGCACGATCGTCCGCGGCAATCGGCTCGGGCCGATGGTCAAGCTCGAGGTCTCGGCGACACGAAGCGACTTTCCGCTCGTGGATGGCACGATCGTCGAGCGTAACGAACTCGCAGACGGCAAGGGTGCCGTAGCGGTCACTGCTACGGGCGGCAACGTGACGTTGAGAGACAACGCGCCGGAAGGTGGTCTGTCGGGGCTGTCAGACTAG
- a CDS encoding glycosyltransferase, producing MNQWQIMMWEPSVSPHKMDLYLALKNSGQVSGITYVAQSDLSEARRTLGWELAGRGEMDCIIGPSDSEVRTLIEKASPETVHIFSGIRWVPSIVSALDAVLKAQRRFGLMSEPRAFEGISGLARLGQSWLSEGPVRRHADFVLGIGRHGPGWFRMAGYKRSTIYPFAYFLPDRAYAAGRPPSGNQRVRVTYLGRTVTEKGIRVFLDALAHVRSPISVTVAGTGRDAAAVEAYAAGHGDDFSYRGAIPMGDVPDLLLNTDILVQPSLTLDDGWGAVVSEALFAGAYVITSDRVGASICLDAPWRGAVIERVTPQKVAAAIDSAIETRQLEQDVASRRSAWASAHLTGAVGATFILDLFNRIYAGSPVEPVPFLEDRRIAPLV from the coding sequence ATGAACCAGTGGCAGATCATGATGTGGGAGCCGTCGGTTTCGCCCCACAAGATGGACCTCTACCTGGCTCTCAAGAACTCGGGCCAAGTCTCTGGAATCACCTACGTGGCCCAGTCCGATCTCTCCGAGGCCAGGCGCACGCTGGGCTGGGAACTGGCCGGGCGGGGCGAGATGGACTGCATCATCGGCCCATCGGATTCTGAAGTCAGAACGCTGATCGAGAAGGCGTCGCCCGAAACGGTTCACATCTTCTCGGGCATTCGATGGGTGCCGTCCATCGTCAGCGCGCTCGATGCCGTCCTCAAGGCGCAGCGCAGATTCGGGCTGATGAGCGAACCACGTGCATTCGAGGGCATTTCGGGGCTGGCCCGGCTCGGCCAGTCCTGGCTGTCGGAAGGCCCTGTCCGCCGGCATGCCGATTTCGTGCTGGGAATCGGGCGCCATGGGCCAGGCTGGTTCCGGATGGCCGGCTACAAGCGATCGACCATCTACCCCTTCGCCTACTTCCTCCCCGACAGAGCCTATGCGGCGGGTCGCCCGCCATCGGGGAACCAGCGCGTTCGCGTGACCTATCTCGGCCGGACGGTGACAGAGAAGGGCATCCGCGTCTTCCTCGACGCGCTCGCTCATGTGCGCTCACCGATCAGCGTGACGGTGGCCGGCACCGGCCGGGATGCCGCGGCAGTGGAAGCCTATGCTGCCGGGCACGGCGACGATTTCAGCTACCGCGGCGCAATACCGATGGGCGATGTCCCTGATCTCCTCCTGAACACGGATATACTGGTCCAGCCGTCGCTGACGCTCGATGACGGCTGGGGCGCTGTCGTGAGCGAGGCGCTCTTTGCGGGTGCCTATGTCATCACGTCGGATCGCGTCGGCGCCTCGATCTGCCTCGACGCCCCGTGGCGCGGCGCGGTCATCGAACGGGTGACGCCGCAAAAGGTGGCCGCGGCGATCGACAGCGCCATCGAGACGCGCCAACTCGAGCAGGATGTCGCCTCGCGGCGGTCCGCCTGGGCAAGCGCGCATCTCACGGGCGCCGTCGGCGCCACTTTCATTCTCGATCTGTTCAACCGCATCTATGCGGGATCGCCTGTCGAACCGGTCCCGTTTCTCGAGGACCGGCGGATCGCGCCGCTAGTCTGA